The genomic window ATTAGTTTCCTCGCTTTCAAAGATATACTTTATGTATTTTACTTTTTATATCATTCAAATATTGATAAATTGTCTTTTTTTGCACATTTCCATTCGTGTGATCCGAAATCTTAACATCATAAGTTCCATCTGCGTTCTTCACAACAATCCCTGTTAAGTAATGGTTCGCGCCAACATTTGCATCATTGTCCACGTAAAATTGAACTACTGAACCTTCTTTAATCTTTCCACTATTCACACCGCTTTGAACGAAATCTTTGATCGCTCCTTCTGTCAATGGCGCACTGAGATCTTGAACATTTGGTGCAGGTAACGTAACACCTCTTTCACTCGAACCGGGATTGATTCCACCTCGATCGTAGACCAAAGAAACGCTGGAAGGTCGTGGAACACCCATCGCGTCATGGACTGGATAAGGCTTGTCGGTTGCACTCACATCCCCCTGCCTAAATTTCGTCATCGCATATTCTGCAAAGCTTCCCTCAAACGAACCGTTCATCACTCCTTGCACAAAGTTCGAATACATACGGCAAACCGGACTCCCGAACGAGTTTGCAATCTCGGACGAATCCTTTCCACTGAAAATAAACGCCTTCATTTCGTTAAATAGCTGTTCCCCGCCAGGACCGTGAGCTGCCGGATCGTATGTAAAGCCTTCCCCGTTTGCCCCATACTTCGCCTTCATATATTCGATTGTTGCCATCATCTGTAGCTTGAGTCCGCTGTTAGCACCCGATTGTGTCGTATGAACCACATCTGTTAACTTGTTGTAAAGTGCTGTTCTCGCGGCCAAGCGCTCACTTTCAGATAGACTACTCATTGCTCGAACCGATTGCGTTTCAAACGCTCTTTCAGTTGTTTCTTTGTATCTATTCACGTTATCAGCGGAAAACAATTTTCCATCTTTAATAATCTCCGCTTTCGTGATGTATTTTGTTTTCCCATCCGAATCCTTGTAGGCAAACTTGTGGTTGTCAGGTAAGGCAGCCATGGCTTCAGCAGCAGCTAATCTCTTGTTTTCCAAGATTCCATTGTCTACCGGAATCTCCTTCAATCC from Leptospira yasudae includes these protein-coding regions:
- a CDS encoding polymorphic toxin-type HINT domain-containing protein, yielding ANIYLNNLAGNAFGEFAYVDSNGNLVFQQCFVAGTLVHTKSGLVPIEQVRAGDLVLSYNEESEGTEYNRVLKTYVRQTETIYKLTYENGRIVETTASHPFQIEGKGWIEVKDLRVGDRSILSDEKTLSITSIGVEEREETVYNLKVEDAHTYFVTEDAILVHNANYNSETGLFDSNRFTLEKADPTILNKLFVSSSESPSLFDKLLNKLGLKEIPVDNGILENKRLAAAEAMAALPDNHKFAYKDSDGKTKYITKAEIIKDGKLFSADNVNRYKETTERAFETQSVRAMSSLSESERLAARTALYNKLTDVVHTTQSGANSGLKLQMMATIEYMKAKYGANGEGFTYDPAAHGPGGEQLFNEMKAFIFSGKDSSEIANSFGSPVCRMYSNFVQGVMNGSFEGSFAEYAMTKFRQGDVSATDKPYPVHDAMGVPRPSSVSLVYDRGGINPGSSERGVTLPAPNVQDLSAPLTEGAIKDFVQSGVNSGKIKEGSVVQFYVDNDANVGANHYLTGIVVKNADGTYDVKISDHTNGNVQKKTIYQYLNDIKSKIHKVYL